Part of the Aquicella lusitana genome is shown below.
TGCTGCTAGCAACCAGAATAAGACTTGTGATCGATAAAACATATCTCGATCTGCAACCGGAGCAGCAGAACCAAGCAGTAATCGCATAATTTCATTGATTCCTGGGCCGCCATCTGATTGATATTTTAAATTGGGTGAAATGCCTAATGCTTGGCACATATCTTCTTGTGGTAGTCGCATTAACCAGGTATTGTCGCTAGCCATTTTTCGGTCAAATCGTTCTACCGCAAGTACTTTAACATTCTCAAAATAAAGAATTTCGCATGTTGCGACAGGCAACTCAAAAGCACTGGCAATTTGCGCGCATAACCATTCATTTTCGCAACTATCACTTAAGTCCATTTGTTGATGTTGAATATAACCAATGGGTAATTTGAAAATATGGCTGGTCGGCGTTTCGCCAAGCGGTCTGCACCATTTGCCATCATGATATAAAAAAGCTGATTTTTCTTGTGCGCCCGCAATCGAGATTCGAAATTCTTCAGCGGTATCTGTCATGCCAAGTGGATTATTTAGATAGCTGCTTAAAATGGATGCTATTTCTTTTTCTTCTAATGATTCGAAATTAATTTTCTTTTTAAAAATTGGTATTTCGCCATTAATAAGTTGGATAGCTCCTACGCAATCTCTACCTATACTCGCTAATAAATCGAATGGCTGGTTTGTCCCGACATGAAATTTGGCTTGAATGCGAGCTCTGATTTGTTGATTGTCTGGAAGCAGGTTATCAAAAAAATTATAAACAACATCACCAGCAAAGGATTGTTTCACTAACGGCAATGACAATGAAATGGGGCGCGCGCCAGGTGTATTTAGCCATGTTTGATCATAACTAAATGTCAAGCTGCCTTGGGTGGTTTTTTCTAATTTACCAACCAAAATACCATTCATTAAAACATTTAGAATGCGATTACGTGATTTCATTATTACCACTCTTCTTTCCATTTGGTTGTGGGTATTTCATCTTTAGATAACAACTGAATGTCTAGATTAAGAGCTGACAATACTCGAAATAATGTATCTAGTTGTGTACTTTCTGGCTTGTTTTCTAATGCAGAAATTGTTTTTTGTTTTAATCCAACTAGATTACTAACTTCCGTTTGGCTTAACTTAAGCTTTTTGCGTTGATTAACGATAAGCAGCGCAAGTTCTTTGGGTGAACGAATTAACATATCTGCTAACTCCTAAGAAAAATCAATTTACACCCTATAGGGTGTAAATTTAATTCTATACCCTGTAAGGGATGAAATCAATTTCATACCCTATGGGGTATAATCTAATGGAGTGGTTAAGAAAGATAGAAAGGTGGGCAACAAGTTAGGCCTAACGCCATCTTAGATCAACCCGCTCGATGTTTTTTTCTAATGGAATAAAAAAGGAGATTTTTTGATAAGTCTGTTTTCAATGAGTGAAGCAGAATTAATATATAAATCAATTAATTACTTAATTATGGAGGCGGCGGGAATTGAACCCGCGTCCGCGAACCCTCTACTATCGGGTCTACATGCTTATCCAGTCATTTGATTTAACTGCCTCACCTCCGGCTGGAAGGATGTTAAAGCAGCGAGCCCTATTGAGTTTAGCAGTTTGATCTCGGGCAGATCATCCTGCGAGCTTGTATCTATGACCGCCCTAGTTTACTTGCGTAAACATCCAACCGTACAAGCCCAGTTGGTGAGCGGTGCTGCGCCGGTGTTTAGGCGGCTAACGCAAGCATGCTTGCGTCGTTAACAGCGATGCGTTTTTTGTTGGCATCTATAAAGTTTGTAACATTTTTTACGAGGTTAAGTTACGTCCTCGGCATGCGCCTCAAGCTTCGCAATCCACGTCGAAACCAGGTCGCCCCCATTCAAAAGTATAGTTGATTAAATGACTTAAATATTAAGGAAGCCTGAAGCCTCCTTGAAAATTCTTCATCATCAATCGGATAGATACTTTTACACGCTTTCTATGCCTGTTGTAAAGGGAAGGGATACTCAACCTGAGCCCCTTTTGCCTTATGCCTCATGGCCTGTATGGCCAATATGCCTTTTTTCTCCCGCAGATGCCCGGTCATGGGGCAGAAGAAAGAATCTTTATCAGTCTTACATTTCAACAGAATTTCTTTATTATCGGCCTTCAGGGTCACTTTGACAGAAGAGTCCTCGACAGTAGGGTTTTGGAAATTAATATCAAGCAGCATAATACGAAGACCTGCTTTTTCCGCCATGACTTCCGTGTGAAATGCGCCGGGCATACGAATGAAGCCGCCATGTGGCCCAGGCTTGTCTTCACCATGGGCAAAAAGGGAAGTGGTGCAGAGAGTGGCCAGGACGAAACCCGCAAAAACAGAGATATTTTTCATCATAAAATCCTTTTATCAGGAGAAGAAATTTACCGCTTAAACAGGCGCTGCTTCTGACGTTCCCAATCGCGCTCTTTTTCTGTCGCGCGTTTATCATGCAATTTTTTACCTTTTGCGAGGCCAATTTCAAGCTTGACTCGGTTATTCTTCCAATACAGGGAAAGCGGTACCACGGTAAAGCCGCGGCGTTCCACACTACCGATCAGCTTATTGAGCTCACGACGCTGCAGAAGCAATTTTCGACTGCGCTGCGGATCAGGATGGATGTGTGTTGAAGCCGTCTGCAAAGGGGTGATCAGGGCGCCAAACAGCCACGCTTCACCGTTCTTGATGAGCACATAGCCCTGATCGAGTTGGACGCGTCCTGCCCGCAGGCTTTTGACTTCCCAGCCTTCAAGTGCCAGCCCTGCTTCAAAGCGATCTTCGATAAAGTATTCGTGGTGCGCTTTTCGATTAACCGCGATAGATGTATTTGTCTTTTGCGTCTGTTTCATAGGATGCCATATAATTACCGTTCTTTTTGTCAGGAATCAACATGAATATTTTAAAAAGAAGCGCCCTGGTGCCTTATACCTCCCGCCAGATGTTCGAACTGGTGAATGGCATTGAAGATTACCCGCGGTTTTTGCCCTGGTGTCATAGCAGCAAGATTATTAGCCGCACCGAGGAAGAAGTGGTTGCTGAACTGGAAATCAACTGGAAAGGTATCCACAAGAGTTTTACGACCCGCAACCGTCTTTATCCTTATGAGCGCATGACGATTGAGCTGATAAACGGGCCATTGAAGCATATGGAGGGCATCTGGCAATTTCAACCGCTGGATACGCATGCCTGCAAAGTGCTGCTCGACCTTGAATTCGAATTCGCAGGTGGGTTCATTGACCGTCTCTTTCAGCCTGTGTTCCAGCATATTGCAAATACCCTGGTGGATGCATTTTGCAAGCGCGCAACAGAGCTGTATGGTCATGAGTAAGCTGATTAAAATAGAAGTGGCTTAT
Proteins encoded:
- a CDS encoding type II toxin-antitoxin system HipA family toxin: MKSRNRILNVLMNGILVGKLEKTTQGSLTFSYDQTWLNTPGARPISLSLPLVKQSFAGDVVYNFFDNLLPDNQQIRARIQAKFHVGTNQPFDLLASIGRDCVGAIQLINGEIPIFKKKINFESLEEKEIASILSSYLNNPLGMTDTAEEFRISIAGAQEKSAFLYHDGKWCRPLGETPTSHIFKLPIGYIQHQQMDLSDSCENEWLCAQIASAFELPVATCEILYFENVKVLAVERFDRKMASDNTWLMRLPQEDMCQALGISPNLKYQSDGGPGINEIMRLLLGSAAPVADRDMFYRSQVLFWLLAAIDGHAKNFSVFIEPEGKYRLTPLYDIMSAYPLMAKKQLQEKKIKMAMALQGKNIHYHWHNIQRRHFLETAKAVNYSPERAETILDDMLQQVDSVIEQVSEKLPKKFPSNISQPLFDGMREMKKKLEK
- a CDS encoding helix-turn-helix domain-containing protein; translated protein: MLIRSPKELALLIVNQRKKLKLSQTEVSNLVGLKQKTISALENKPESTQLDTLFRVLSALNLDIQLLSKDEIPTTKWKEEW
- the smpB gene encoding SsrA-binding protein SmpB; this encodes MKQTQKTNTSIAVNRKAHHEYFIEDRFEAGLALEGWEVKSLRAGRVQLDQGYVLIKNGEAWLFGALITPLQTASTHIHPDPQRSRKLLLQRRELNKLIGSVERRGFTVVPLSLYWKNNRVKLEIGLAKGKKLHDKRATEKERDWERQKQRLFKR
- a CDS encoding type II toxin-antitoxin system RatA family toxin, coding for MNILKRSALVPYTSRQMFELVNGIEDYPRFLPWCHSSKIISRTEEEVVAELEINWKGIHKSFTTRNRLYPYERMTIELINGPLKHMEGIWQFQPLDTHACKVLLDLEFEFAGGFIDRLFQPVFQHIANTLVDAFCKRATELYGHE